The Eubalaena glacialis isolate mEubGla1 chromosome 3, mEubGla1.1.hap2.+ XY, whole genome shotgun sequence nucleotide sequence CCTCAAAAATGGCCGAAGTCTCTGTAAACTCCTTCACATTTGGCTTAACGGTCACAGTGCCACATAGAATGCGAGCCGGGAGCTCATCATTGAACACGGGCTCTTTCCTCAGGGTGCTGTATGGAAAACAGAGATGACCATTAGAACAGTaacatttcctgtttcttttattggtccataataattaattaatgattGTTAATAGTTAATTAGTAAGGAAGGAGAAAACGACTCAAGATTTTTTAATGCGCCATGGAGTGTCACCAATATGGTTGAAGAACAAAACTGATGTAAGGCAACATTGTGGAGTAAGAGAAGTTGTTTTTTTGCTGATCCCTTCTCTATTTCCTGtgatctttctcttctcttccacagAGCTCTCTCTAAATCCCAGAATAAGCACCCAGGCCCTTTCCCCTGTTAAAACCTATATCAGGAAAAACTCTTAAAGTCAGAGTACCTgggtctttaaatttttttctttgctacttATCAACTGTGAACCTTGATCAAGttaagttttcttaatttctcttgcctcttctttcTCATCTGGAGTGGCAATAAAGTTATACCTACCGCAGGTCATTGGGAGACTTAAGTAATATAAAGAATTTGGCATAGTTTGTAGCACATACATAGCGCTcgaaatgttagccattattctTAACATAGCATACTCCAAAGTGGTCATCGTGATGTAAAGAAGATCAAATAGGTGGAAGGAAGCCAAAGGTGGGAAGACTGCAGTCAGTTTCTATCATAAAATGTGAAGTGTGAGCCCCGTGCAGAAAGGCACAAgtcaggtgagggagggagcatcTAGGAATTTAAATAAggccaggaggaggaagaggccacTGGAAATCTGGAAAGAGAGAGCTTCTGATTACTTTTTATTCAGTAATATCTCTAGTGAGTGCACATAAATCTGAACTTAGGGGTGAACTGAATAATGTTGAAGGAAAAGACTTTGTTCTTATAGGACGGTGAGAGCTGTGAGAGAGCCATAGGTAGACTCCACTGGGGAGGAAACAATGAGCCAGACAATGAGATTGGTTGGAATGCTGATTGGAAAAAGGCTGGATTCAACTGCTCGAATTACCTGCCATTTATCTTAAACCCACTGCTATGTTGAAACTTCTTTTGTCAAGGCCACCAGGATCTTCAAGCTGCCAGATCCCATGGTCTACTCTTACTCCTCATTTTACTCAACTTATTAGCAGCGTTTGACACACTTGATGGTGTCCTCCTCCATGAAACACTGTCTTCATTTTGCTTTCAGGTCATCACTCACTCTTGATTCCTTTCTACCTACCCCGCTCTTCTTTCTCAGTGTCTCCTGCTGaattcttctcctcttcctgacCTCTAAACGATGATGTGCCCCAGGACTCAGCCCTCAtaccttttgttttctccatctccATTCATTCTTCAAGAGACGTCatctagttttcatttctttaagtgCTATCTATATTCCGACCAGtccacatttttgttgttgttgttgtctcaGTTCACATTTTAAACTTATGGTTTGAATGTCTCTTCTGTCTTGGGTATCCCACTGCTTTTCCACATTCTTCTGTGTGAATATCGAATAGGCATTCCAACTTTGATACGTCTAAAACTAAATTTCCACTCCTCCCATGGTTTTCCACGTCTCAATAGACGTCACCTCCATCCTTGCCCTCTTGCTCAGATCAAAAGTCTGGAAGACATCCTTGACCCCTTTTTTGCTTTCATATCTGTTATTCAATCTAACAGAAAATCCTGTTTGGGTTTACCTTCAAACTGTATCCAAAATCTGACCACTTCTGAGCACTGATGATCCTAGTTCAAGCCACCTACCCCTCTCATCTGGATTTTTGACAGtagcctctttaaaaaaaattttttttttatacagcaggttcttattagttatctgtttaatacatattagtgtatacatgtcaatcccaatctcccaattcattccaccaccaccaccaccacccctgcttccatacgtttgttctctacatctgtgtctctatttctgccttgcaaaccagttcatctgtaccatttttctagattccacatatatgcgttcatatacgatatttgtttttctctttctttcactctgtatgacagtctctaggtccatccacgtctctacaaatgacccagtttcattcctttttatggctgggtaatattccattgtatatatgtaccacatcttctttatccattcatctgtcgatgggcatttaggttgcttccatgacctggctattgtaaatagtgctgcaatgaacattggggttcatgtgccttcttgaattatggttttctctgggtatatacccaggtagtgggattgctgggtcatatggtaattttatttttagttttttaaggaccctccatactgttctccatagtggctgtatcaatttacattcccaccaacagtgcaagagggttcccttttctccgcatcctctccagcatttgttgtttgtagattttctgatgatgccgattctaattggtgtgaggtgatacctcattgtagttttgatttgcatttgtctaataattagtgatgttgagcagcttttcatgtgtctcttggccatctctatatcttctttggagaaacgtctatttaggtcttctgcctattttttgattgggttgtttgtttttttaatactgagctacatgaactgtttatatattttggagattaatcctttgtccattgattcatttgcaaatattttctcccattctgaaggttgtcttttcatcttgtttatagtttcctttgctgtgcaaaaggttttaagtttcattaggtcccatttgtttatttttgtttttatttccatttctctaggaggtgggtcaaaaaagatcttgctgtgatttatatcagagaatgtaaactcttagaggaaaacataggaataatgCTCTTTGACTATAGCCTCTTACCCAGTGTTTCCACTTCCTTCCTTGACCTACCCACCTATAATGAGCGATGACCGTAACAGCCAAAGTGATCTCTTCAAATTAACTTAGATCTTGTCTTCAATTTACTCAGATGCCTGGAATGGCTTCCCAGTGCATTCAGAGTAAAGGCCAGACTCCTTACAGTGGCCTACAAGACCCAACGTCAAATGGCTATATTGATGTCTCTGGTTTCATTTCTTGCTACTCTCCCCAGCCATCTTCTCCAGGAAGAGAAGCTCATTGTAGTTTGTTGAACATACCAGTCATACCCCCGAAGAGGTGATGTCCTAGCTGTTCCCATTGTCCAGAATACTCTTCTCCAGATATCCTCATGCCTCATTTTCTCATCTCCTTCAGGAATTTGCTTAAAAGTTTTCTCAGTGAGACTTCCCCTGCAGAGTGTTTAAAATTGTCCTGATGGCACTCCCTGTTACCCttgcttgctttgttttttctccctGATACATGTCACCATATGATTTTCtgctatttgtttattgtctgtttcccaCTACTAGAATGTGGGACAGGGATTTTATGtgtttgttcactgctatatccacAGGATTTAACACAggtcctggcacataataaatgcttaataaatatttgttgaattagttAGTTAACTTTGATGTAAACAGCTTATAACTTGGGTTTTTCACCCACGTCAAAGTAATTTCTTATCATATGACTGGCTTGGGGGATGTTATAGGAGACAGTGAGGAGGAGACTGAAGATGTAAACATTGTGGCCATAGTTCAGTGCGAGGGCTCCATTAGGGGGCAGGTGAGGAGAGCGAAGCACAGGGAAAGTTCTGCTTTGCTTAATTTAACTTTGTCATTAAGAAAGAGGCAGTAGAGCAAGGTGGCTAAGAGTGAGGGACTCTGGAGTCAGCAGATCTGGACATGCCTTTAACTTCCTGGCTGTGCGGCTTTGGTAAAGTTAACTACATTGAaccacagttttctcatctctgaaatgaaGATTATAACGGAGCCATCCTCATAGTTGTTGTGAAAATAAAGGGAGATAATGAGTGTCAGAGACTCTGACATGTATTAAAGGCTTAAAACATGTTGACTATTATTATCATAACTCTAGGGACTAATTCCTGAGGTATTGATATTATATAACTTTCCAGCTGTGCAAATCTGGTAAGGAGGATTGTGAATAGGAAAATACCCCTAACTTTTGCAATTCTTTATCCTCTGAAATGTGAGAGGTGATTACTTCACTTTGATTTGTTTAGGGGTTACAACACACGTAAGGGTTGTTgacactgaaataaaaattagcaGGCATAACATGTTTAACTCTGCTTTACCCATTTAAAGGCATCAAGCCATAGTTCTCATGCTTGAATCTTGCATTCATTTGCTTCACGTACCACCAGTCAGAGATGACTGTTGGTAAGTTGTTCTTGAGGAAGGTTTCAAATCGAGTGATAAACATCATGTCCCATGGATAGCCACCATGCCAGACCCGGCTCATCACCCAGGAGCCACTTCTGGAGCTGACGATGACCTTAAAAAACACCATTTCAACCATTAAAGTGGTGACCATTTGTACTGGCTATTGTGATATATCCCCCAGATCTGCCTTTAGGAATGGAGTTATTAAAACAGCTTCTGGGAGTGTTGCCAGAAGGCAACCCTCAGCTGTCAGCCCTCTTTGGCAGTTACTTTCGTAACTTATACTCTTTTTGGATTCCCTGCATTCAGTGACTGGTTAATGGAAGGATATAAAGGCCCAGCCTCTCACTTCAACTAGAGACAATTCTAAAGGACTCTCCTAGCTTCAGAGTAAGTAAAGGAaaacttctttcccttccctcagaGGTATTCATCCAGAGAGCTCTCCCAAATAAACTTCCTGCACTATAATCTACATCTTAGGATCAACACTCTGTCATACTCCTCCAGGCaagttttcatatttaaatcaAATCTTCTCTGGTGTTGATGACCAATAACTGAATTCTACTCATATTTCTTCTAGTGCTTATCTGATGATCCCAAAATGATCCCGTTAGTTTCGGAGGAATTTACTGGACACATGTTAGACACTAAATGTCCCAAAGAAGAAGATTGTTGAATGACAACATCACTCCTTGCTGATGTTCTGCCTTTGCCATATCAAGCTATTTAAAATCTCACAAGTTACCAGGGAAGTTGAGCTATATGAAACACTACTTAGTCTTCCTATCAAGCACCTTGCTCTTCTCCCGTTTCGTTATCACACCCTTTCAAATGGTGTGTCTGTCCCTTTAAAGATAGTTCCCTTAGTATCTGGGAGGCGTACCTGTTCAGCTGTGTGGCTGAGTTCTGAGGCAATATCACAGCCCGAATTTCCCAGGCCAATCACCAGGACTCGCTTCCCCTTGAATATTCCTGGTTCTTTATAGTCCCAGCTGTGGAAGCATTTGCCTTTAAAAAGTTGTAGACCTGAGTGAAAAGTGGGAAACATATGaatcatttgattttcatttaaaaaactgctGTAACAGATCTTGTGGGTGAATATAGTTGCAGTAATCTGGAATTTTAGCACACCAGGTATGTTAGATACAATAGaagcatattttaatttaatgtgtACTTTTATAAATTGTACTTTTATATATGTAAGAAAGACATTATCAAGGTTATTCATTCATGTCAGATTTGTAGATGGCACCCTAAATTTTGGCCTTACCTGGAAAGGACTCTTTTGGTAGGTTGGGGTACACATGATGTCCAGAACAAATCATTACAGCATCAAAGACAGCTGATTCTTTTTTACCATCCTTTTCAGTGGTAACGTCCCATTGGCCAGTGACTGAGAAATCAGGACGTTTATTTACACTGGATACAAGTGTCTAAGAGAAACACAGAAAGATAGCCTTCTTTTTTTCTATGCTAACAGGTAGGTTTGGCACCAACTTGATCAAATAggatgaaaaaaatctttaataggGGCTTAGGAAAAATGCTTAATTCATCATGAAGGTACATATTACAAATTCAAAATTCCTTCAGAATAATTCAAAACATTAAATGGTCTATATGTTTTTTATCCCCACATGGTTCCTTGTGTATGACCAGTATTTTCTGCAGTAGAAGAGTGATTCCTTTTGGAGCTATGACAGTGAATTGAATCATAGTTTACAAGAGGCATGTAGCACATGTAGTAAATAATCTGGTGGCCAATAATTTTTGTAGTAACAACTATTTCCTAACGTATTTCAttagccattttatttttaacattattgtCTTAAAATGAAAGATGTTGTCTATATTCAGAGCATAAGTTCTTCTCAAATTTTAGTGTGCGTAAGGATTACCTGAAAAACCTTAGGAATCAGGATCGGGcctgcagcctggggagggagctgtgaaggaggaaaggttcctACACCTTGGGAAGGCTCCTCACCAGTGGAGAAATTAGAGTGGATGGAGGGGGAGTTTCAGAGCCTAAAAAGGGAaagcagccccagccccagcttattttctaatataagcatttaagcTTATAATTTTCATGAAAGTtttgctctctctgcttcccACAAATACCGATATGTAGAATTTAAATTATCATTCagctctaaatattttaaaatttccattgcaatttcttttttgacccatacATTGTTTAGGAAAAAAGAGTTCTTAAATTCATGGAATGTGGTCAAGTTTTGTAAATTTCCTACGTattcttgagaagaatgtgtattctctaaATCTAGGGTCAGAGAAGCCACATCATTAAAAACGTTGACAAGTAAGAAAGAGACACTGAAAGGAACTAATGGGAATctactaataaaaagaaaattcctcaCAGTAATGCCCCGAATTAATTTCTTGATAATATCTTACCTTAAGTTGAATGTATCTCAGGAGGTTCTTTTCTTTGGCAAACGCAGTGATGTATTCCTGGAGCTTACTGTTATGCATAAAGTTGGGAAAGTCATCAGGAAAAGGGAAGTCTGGAAAACATGTCATCTCTTTGGAAGAGTTGGTAAAGACTGACCGATAAATGCTGGCCCTGCCTTCCTCGGCATGGTCCTGTGAAAGTATGGTTTTAAATGGAAGAGAGTTTGTAAATGAGTATACTTATCACGGTCAGGGCCAGTTCCAAATAATTACCACTCATTTTCAGTCGGCCTTTACCCACAAGTAAGTGAAATAAGATGAGGCATAAATTAACTTCACTTAAACAATTTGATGATAATCAAAGGAACTTAGAATGTGGGAAAATATATCTTTCTTAACATCTTTGCTTTTCTAAGGGAAACAAATTCTGAATTTCATCATGTCCTTTAAAGAACATGTAACTGgaataattttattccttttagccATTAAATACAGTGGTAGATATTTTCCAAAATTCACCCATGCATGATTTCAATGTGTCAACACATAAGCATGggcaaacaaaatgtgatatgtacatacaatggagtattattcagccttaaaaagaaaggaaattctgatatatgCTGTGATAGGCATTAACTTTGAGGacatatgctaaatgaaataagccagtcacaaaaagataaatactgtataattccacttagcTGAGGTAACCTGAGTGATCACATTTATAGAGACTGAAAGAGCGGTGGTTGCCTGGgaccagggagaggaaggaatcgagagttattgtttaatttctgtattattttactttgggaagattaaaaatgttctggagaggGATGGTGGTATGATTGCACAGTAATGTGAATtaacttaatgccacagaactatgcactttaaaatggttaaacagTAAATCTTTATTGTGGTTTatttaccacaatgaaaaaaatttcctttagcATGTCATGAGGTAGTTCTGGTGGATTAGATCATGATATTTTCTTATGTACCTAGGGCAGAGAGAAGTTTGGTTATGTTTagaacagtgtttttcaaatgtttttgacCATACCCTATagttagtaatatattttatattgcaacctagtgcgtgcacacacacaaacacacacacagtggggacaaaagttttatgaaataaatcattttcaACAAGTTGAGTTGCACACATACTTTCTATACATTCCATTTAAACATGCAGATTGATTCATTAATTTATATCATAGCACACTAATGAGTCATAATCTCCAGTTTGAAAAACATTGGTTTAAGCGAACTGGGTAAGGAAAAAGGggaatagaggcagaaaaaggggTAATGGTGGATTACCTAAGTCCTAAGCTTTATTCTGGAATTCTGAAATTAACATAACCTCCTGTTAGATAGATTGAGGGGAACACTGAGGGAAGAGGGGCTTTTGTTTTCACATTTGAAATTCTGGTAAGATATCAGAATAGATATCAAAGGCTCCCCCTGAACCAACCTGGGTAGGGGGATGTTGACAC carries:
- the LOC133087976 gene encoding flavin-containing monooxygenase 3 isoform X1, translating into MVKKVAIIGAGISGLASIRSCLEEGLEPTCFEKGEDVGGLWKFSDHAEEGRASIYRSVFTNSSKEMTCFPDFPFPDDFPNFMHNSKLQEYITAFAKEKNLLRYIQLKTLVSSVNKRPDFSVTGQWDVTTEKDGKKESAVFDAVMICSGHHVYPNLPKESFPGLQLFKGKCFHSWDYKEPGIFKGKRVLVIGLGNSGCDIASELSHTAEQVIVSSRSGSWVMSRVWHGGYPWDMMFITRFETFLKNNLPTVISDWWYVKQMNARFKHENYGLMPLNGTLRKEPVFNDELPARILCGTVTVKPNVKEFTETSAIFEDGTVFEAIDCVIFATGYSYAYPFLDDSIIKSRDNEVTLFKGIFPPPLEKPTMAVIGLVQSLGAVIPTTDLQSRWAVQVIKGTCTLPSVKDMMNDIDEKMGKKLKWFGKSDTIQTDYIVYMDELASFIGAKPNIPWLFLTDPKLALEVYFGPCSPYQFRLVGPGKWPGARNAILTQWDRILKPTTTRIVGSPLKPCLFCSWFRPVLISVLSIAAFLVLF